Proteins from a genomic interval of Streptococcus oralis:
- the prsA gene encoding peptidylprolyl isomerase PrsA yields the protein MKKKIMAGAITLLSVATLAACSNSSEGKDLISMKGDVITEHQFFEEVKNNPTAQQVLLNMTIQKVFEKQYGSEVTDKDVDDAVAEEQKKYGDSYNSVLQRAGMTPETRKAQIRTSKLVELAVKKAAESELTDEAYQKAFESYTPDVTAQIIRMDNEDKAKEVLEKAKAEGADFAQLAKDNSNDDKTKENGGEITFDSASTELPEQVKKAAFALDVNGVSDVITATGTQAYSNQFYIIKVTKKTEKSSNIEDYKEKLKTIILTQKQNDSAFVQGVIGKELQAANIKVKDQAFQNIFTQYIGGGDSSSSSSSSSN from the coding sequence ATGAAGAAAAAAATTATGGCAGGAGCCATCACACTTTTATCAGTAGCAACACTTGCAGCTTGTTCAAATAGTTCTGAAGGAAAAGATTTGATTAGCATGAAGGGTGATGTGATTACAGAACATCAATTCTTTGAAGAAGTAAAGAATAATCCAACTGCGCAACAAGTCTTGCTCAACATGACCATTCAAAAAGTATTTGAAAAACAATATGGATCAGAAGTGACTGATAAAGATGTGGATGACGCCGTTGCTGAGGAACAAAAGAAATACGGCGATAGCTACAATAGCGTACTTCAACGGGCAGGTATGACACCTGAGACTCGTAAAGCTCAAATCCGTACTAGCAAATTGGTTGAATTGGCGGTTAAGAAAGCTGCCGAGAGTGAATTGACAGATGAGGCTTACCAAAAGGCTTTTGAGTCCTATACACCAGATGTGACAGCTCAAATCATCCGTATGGATAATGAAGACAAGGCAAAAGAAGTGCTTGAGAAAGCCAAAGCAGAAGGTGCAGATTTTGCTCAGTTGGCAAAAGACAACTCTAACGATGATAAGACAAAAGAAAATGGTGGAGAAATCACTTTTGACTCTGCTTCAACAGAACTTCCAGAACAAGTCAAAAAAGCAGCCTTTGCCTTGGATGTGAACGGTGTTTCTGATGTGATTACGGCTACTGGAACACAAGCCTACAGCAATCAATTCTACATCATCAAAGTAACGAAGAAAACAGAAAAATCTTCTAATATAGAGGATTACAAAGAAAAATTGAAGACCATCATTTTGACTCAAAAACAAAATGATTCAGCCTTTGTTCAAGGAGTAATTGGTAAAGAATTACAAGCTGCTAATATCAAAGTCAAAGATCAAGCCTTCCAAAACATCTTCACCCAATACATCGGTGGTGGTGACTCAAGCTCAAGCAGTAGCTCTTCATCTAACTAA
- a CDS encoding O-methyltransferase → MVESYSKNANHNMRRPVVKEEIVELMRQRQKQVTGSLKELEAFARKENIPIIPHETVAYFRFLMESLQPKNILEIGTAIGFSALLMAEHAPDAKITTIDRNPEMIGFAKENFAQFDSRKQITLLEGDAVDVLSSLTETYDFVFMDSAKSKYIVFLPEILKRLEVGGVVVLDDIFQGGDVAKDIMEVRRGQRTIYRGLQRLFDATLDNPGLTATLVPLGDGILMLRKNVADVQLPDDK, encoded by the coding sequence ATGGTAGAGTCTTATAGTAAAAATGCCAATCACAATATGCGTCGTCCCGTCGTCAAGGAAGAAATCGTTGAACTCATGCGCCAGCGTCAAAAGCAGGTGACTGGTTCTTTGAAAGAATTGGAAGCCTTCGCTCGCAAGGAAAATATCCCAATCATTCCTCATGAAACAGTTGCTTACTTTCGATTTCTCATGGAAAGTCTGCAGCCTAAGAATATTTTGGAAATTGGGACAGCTATCGGTTTTTCAGCTCTTTTGATGGCGGAGCATGCGCCAGATGCTAAGATTACAACCATTGACCGCAATCCTGAGATGATAGGCTTTGCCAAGGAAAACTTTGCCCAGTTTGACAGTCGTAAGCAAATCACCCTCTTAGAGGGAGATGCCGTAGATGTTTTGTCTAGCCTGACAGAAACTTATGACTTTGTCTTTATGGATTCGGCTAAGTCCAAGTACATCGTCTTTCTACCTGAAATCCTCAAACGACTTGAAGTTGGTGGAGTGGTTGTCTTGGATGATATTTTTCAAGGAGGAGATGTTGCCAAGGACATCATGGAAGTCCGCCGTGGTCAACGAACGATTTATCGTGGTTTGCAAAGACTTTTCGACGCAACTTTGGACAATCCAGGTCTAACAGCAACTCTAGTTCCTCTTGGTGATGGCATTCTCATGCTACGAAAGAATGTAGCAGATGTACAGCTACCTGATGATAAATGA